Part of the Rhizoctonia solani chromosome 2, complete sequence genome is shown below.
GGAATATTGTCTCGATGAGAGCGGAGATTTGTGGTACAAAATCGACCGTGATTGGATCAAGGAGACGTTCTACACGGAGATAAATTGCGCCCTGATGGAGGTAAAGAGGTGTATTGAGAGTAGTAAGGGATATTTTTAAGATATCAGCCAGCAGAGTCACTAATAATGAGGATAGACAATCTTCCATGTGTTCCTGGGAGTTCATGGATTCCCTCTTCTCCGAGCGACTGTTCTTTCGGAAACACTTCTAGTGGACCAAGCAGCCCAACGCTTAGCACCGGATCCAATGAGCTACATGTTCTACCTCAACTTGGTCAAAATCCGGACCAAGCAGAGATCGATAACTGGTTCCAAAAGCTAAAGCGTTGTCGTGCGGTACAGGCAAAGGCTGGACATCGACTCCAAGAAGTTCGATGCCCTCTCCTGACATGCGCCAAAGTTCAGCGGCGTCCCCAAGCACTGAGAGATCACCTCTACTTCCACTTTGGCATTAAACGTGAGTGATCTAGGAACAAGACAACCAGGGCGATGTTAATCGTTTGATTGTACAGCATACAAATGTCAATTTGGGTGCCAACAAGCTTTCGAGACGAAGGCTAATATGGAACGGCATACCGATACGTGCCCGATTCGATGGGGAGCGCAGTAGATATACCCGTTCAGTTCATACCTTTAGATATTCAAAATATATCTCGTAGTTGTTTCTGTTTTAGTCAGGCTTTGAATCCGGTCCTCGCGTGACTGCGCCGCCCTGGTGTTAGTCCATCTCTTTGTAGTGATTTCTCCGCATGTACAGCGTTCTGATTTTCATTCTGATTTTTTGTTCACAGCTTTGATTTCGTATTGTGTTTTTGATAGTTTTAATGAACGGAGATTCTTGTAATAACACGGGTAAAAGTTGTGCCTGTATGCGCGTATAAGGCCTGCAACTGCTCTGCTTATGTATATCCCCAGAGCCTAGGTAAGTCATTAGCCTCGCATTTTGTGTGTGAGATAAGTGAGTGAACGAAAGTTTATTGCAGTAAAGATACCAAAGGTTTGGCTTTCCTACGGTCATAATTTCATTTAAAGCTGCCAAATACCAAAAGCTACTTAAAACCCAAGTACTGCATTCGCACGCTGCAGAACCTTCCTCTCACCCTCCATCATTCCATCGCTCTCAGTGAACTTCTCCAAACCCATTGCTCGTCTAGCGAGAGACCCTTTGACATCACCGATGCTTCCCTTTTGAGGTCCTACGAATGTGGACTCGCCGCTTCCCCCAGGGAAGTCAGGCGCAGGACACCCAGAGGCAAGTGTACTTCTTTGGGAAACCAGGTATTGTGCATTATGAGTGGTCAGAGGTACGGCCGGTATATAGAGCACGGAGGAATCGCCTTTTCCCGCATGCTTGGACTCGACGGCGTGAATTCCATCTGTGTATATGATAAATTAAAATAACGTAGCTGTGAACAAAAAAGCCGGCGGACTTACCACAATGCCAGAGGACCATGTCACCAGGCTTTACTGGTCGCATGCTAACCATTCCACCCTTATCCAACATTAGATGGGGGTGAGTAATGGCATTGAGCTCCTGCCCAGAACCTGGGACCGCACCAGGGAACTCTGTGTTCTCAAGATCCATCATCCAATTACTCGGACTGAGCTCATCGAGAGAAGGTGAACTAGTTAAAATGGGCACACATGGCCGGAAGAATGGTCGCATAATCACGTATGCAACCGATTCCCGTAGTAGTGGATAGGTCCGAAGAGTTCCTTCATTTGGACCGGTTGCTGAAAGTGCAAGCCACCCTTGGAACCCACGAAGTACACTGCACTattgagtatatgcgcttaaTCAATATGGTTGTGGTGGCGCAAAGCACAAGTTCGTACCTGATTGGGAGCATGGTAGAGATCAGAGTTGGCATTTAGCCGTGGGCTGATCTTGAAAGGGTCGAAATCTCGCCAGTTTCCAGCAAGAATATCTGAATAACATTTGCGATACTCAAGATCTTCCCATCTAAGAATTTAAGTTCGTCATAAGGATGATGTCTGTTTGTTCACATTATTTGACATACCGTTCTAAACCACCCCCGTCGATATGTGCTACGAATATAGAATTAGGTGTGGATGGTATGTATACCCAGAAGATCGAGAGACTTACGCCCAAGGGCAAATTTTGCATCTCCTGGAAGCCTGATTCGCAAGCGGTCAGCGTACGAAAGTGGAGTCGACAAGGACACTTCGTCTTCTGGCGCCGCTGTGAACAAGGAAAGTGCGGCCTGCGTTGTCTTCAACAAATTAGGATGTGAGCGGGCCAGAACTTGTGGACGGGACCTGGATGAAATCCCATGAGTGATCAGTCGAGGCTGTGGAAGAAAACAAACCAATAGAGTTCAAAGACCTGCTTGTTGTCCGCAGGGAAACCTGTGATTGAATACGTTGATCATAATGTAGTAAAAACGTCGGAATTCGGTACAACACTTACCCTTCACCTGGGGATTCTCCTTGACATATTCTAGGATTTGTTTTTTCCATTCCAGTGCCTCTACGTCGTCCACCACATCCCTTACTACGACCGAGCCCCTCTTTCGAACTCCCGCTTGCCAACTTTTGCTGCCCTTTTCAATTTCTGCGTAACTGACTTCGGGTATCGTTTCATTCCCCTTTGCCTGTAACTCGGCAACGCCTTCTCGTAGTGCATTCAATAAGTCGATCCAACCAGCCACAAGACGGTCGCGAGCTTCTGTGGTAGAAATAAGCTCTTTTTTGAGCTGAGAGAATCGAGGTGGGAGTGCCTCATGCACAGCGCCTGAAAGTGAGGGGAAAATAGCGGAGATATCGCCCTCTTGTTTCTGGCCACGGCTAGGTTCAGAATGGATTTCAGTAGCCAAACAGCGTCGAGCCAGAGATATTCTGAGACGCTGTGAAAGGCATAGGGTCGAACGTGCGGAAGCAAGACTGCGTAGCATAGCCGCACAATTAATATTGAGAGCAATACTGGAGACGAAGTGGAATAAGTGTAGGGCCTTTCCAGAGGAAACCAGTACCCGCAAGATCTGATATAGTGGGGGATTGTTGATGTCATGGTCAGTTTGTACACACTTGCGGTCTGATGACCTTCCATAGCCACCAAATGGCAAATATCCGGCCCTAAGTCCCTACCCGATCTAGATAATTTATATCCGGCAACAAACTCGACCCTGAAACATAGTAGTGTCGGCTACTGGTCTTCAATGGCGGACACGTCCAAGTCGTACAACGTATAACCAGAAGCTATCTAGCAATCCCTGAGTCTATATTCGAACTATATGGTCTCAAAGAAGACACACTGGTTAGAATGTGTTCTGGCGAGGATGATATTTTTGAGTTCGCTTAGACTTATGGCGAAAGTGTTCTTATCAGAAGGTCGGGTGATTTAATTTGGTGGCACCCACAAAATCCAACTAAAACTCCGAGTGGACAGCAAAACCCGTTCCGTGGGTATGTTCTCATACAGTAGTGGGATATACTAGGAAAGCGTTGCAAGAGTTCTAGTATCTCCCGAGTCTTCCAGGCGGGCCACTATGCTCGTCATTGGCCTGGGCCCAGCTAGTCCAACGCTTGTCCAAGTCCAGTATAGATACAGTATTTGGTTGTCATGATACACCTCCAATGCGAACAAAAAATCAACCCAATAAGCTCAAGCACCGGTTTTCCGAATAGCGGGAAGAATGGACAGGACAGCTCTAGCAAGAAATATGGACACATGATGTATATCATCCAACCAGTATTGACAAAGGTTAATTTTCTTTGCTAATCGTGAGGAAGCCCGATTTCAGTAATTGGTCTGATAAGAAGCGGTCGGACTGACTACTGAAAGCACTCGATGATCCAATACAATCAGGAGTATACATAACATTCGGTTCGTCTTCTTTATTGGAACTTATAGCAGGGCTATTGGTACGTAAAATTAGATATATTGCGTCAGCTACTGAAACCGTATGCACCCCATCTGTTTGTACACGGGACAAATCAGAACCGCTGAACCGTGCAGCGCGCGAGATAGCGAGCAAGAACCAATCGAACGATATCTAGAGACTGAAGTGCTTCCGTTTCGGCTGTGTTTCCCTTGCCTCGCATTGTTATTCGTGCAAGAACTTCTAGATAGTCTGAGCCAGCTCCGAGTGCCGCCTGGGTGTAGATGTTTTGGAGGTATCGGAGCAATTCGTATGCATCATCGGTCGTGATAAGCAGCTCCTCATCCGAACCTAGAAAAAATAAGTTTGATAAAGCCGCTAGTTGCTATAATGAGCACTGACCTTCGAGCAAACTCGCAGCGTCAAGTAATACCACAGCTTGCCAGGCTCTTGGAACGATCGACCTATCCAACATGCGCACCAATAGGCGTACAGCTTCTCCCTTTGCACCGTCCTCCGAAAATGTGTGAAAGTCGGCGAATCGAGCAACAAATTGAAGCCGAGCAGAAATTGGGTCCGTGGCATTAACTCTCATGTACCTTGCGGGAATTTGAGCTACGTGTTTTACAAATGCTGCCGAGCCTAAGACCAGGGGCGTTAGCGCCAGCTGCATAAACAGTAGTAGGGTAGTAAACAAACTCGCCATTTTGAACATATTCCTCGAGAAGAAGTGTCGCAATACGCCCCACCCCTCGTACATCCTGGGCAAACGCAGAATAGGATATCGCTAGCCCATAGCTTTTTGTCCGAGTCAAGTGTTGAGCCACAATCTAACGGATGTTTCAGTCGGAGACCACACGTGGATCAACTCGAGACAAACCTTGCAGATCTCACGCGACTCGTCGCGTAATGCGAATTGATCACATACACTGAGCAATTTATCAACGCGATCGCATCCCTCCCACATCCCCGCGTCCACTATGCGTGGAGCAAGGGGCAGCCCTTGATCGTCTACTCCCAGGGATTTGAGCCGAGATAAGGACTTTTCTGAAACCTTGGGATCTGTCTATAGTATTTGCACGTTAGTCAATCGTTCCTTAAGTCAAGTTGAAGAAAAAGGTGGGGCGATAACTACCCGGGAGCTTCAAACACAGACTCACGGGAGGTGGTATAACCGGAATATGGCAAATCACGGCCGCAATCCGCTCTCGGCCAATAGCACCGCACCGTCCCATATATTCTAGTTCGATCTCGAACAGAGTTGGATCAGAATGAAGATGTTCGGCGTAGGATAGCACGAAATGATCTCGAATGCTCATTCCATAGCTAAATTCATGTGGCTATGTGTCAGTAGAGAACAACGAACTCTGTGCCAATCTCTGAACGCACGTCTGGGCAATCTCGTCTTGTGGGTCCAATGTTTCTACCTTTTCAAAAATATCCGCGAGATGTGCAGCCAACCATGGGTCGACTTGTGCAGCGATTTCCAATGCCTGCAAGGGAACATGAATTGCATGTACTCTCTTTTTTTGGTTCACTTacctccaattcctccaTAGCAAGTATAGCTCGGTGCAGCTCCTGTACAGGCACGGTTGGGTCCGGAGGCATCTCCTCCGCAACCCTCTCCACAACCTTAGCCAATTGCGTTCGCTTCAGCCCGACATCAACCCAAACACCCCAGACGCCAATCACTTCACGGAACCCCCAACCATCTTCCACAGCCTCGTTACATAAGGCGAATACAACACCATCATCACCTTCGATAACTCCCAGTAACTCATCAACCCATCGTGACCACTCGTCCTCGTCGGCCTCTCCGGAATCGGTATCAACAGCCCTATCAAGAGCCATGCGAACCTCGGCTACACGCTCACGCCATCGCGAATGGGCAGCCAAGAATCCAGACTCGCGTTGAAATTCGCTGCTACGAGGATGTGTTTCAAGAACAGGAACGAGCGAGTCCCGTATAAAAGTTCGCAATACGGTACTTGGATGATTCGAAGCGACTCGGCGGAGAAATCCAAGAGCAGATGTGGAAAGTCCACGAAGAACACATTTATTTAGTGTGGGCCAGAAATCAGGATCTGACCAAGGTTCAGGTAGTGCCGAAAGCCGAATTAGCTCGGCGGTAGCGGGGACAGTATGAGATGTATTGAGCCATTGAAGTAGCTGTTCTCCTATCAGGCCATTGATCTGGCCCCCGTGTGGGGCATAAACTGTTTGAACAAGCTGCAAGGTTTCGAGTATGCTAACATATGTAGGATAGGTTGGCGGGAGTGGATCTTGTGACTGAAGACCATGTTAGCCTGGGTCCGACCTATGAGGCAAATACGCACAGCAAGTGAAGTTATCTGTTTTTTGGCATCGTTGATGTATTGTTCAATAGAACGACTATAGTAGTTGGTGATTTGCTCCTCTGATAGTCTAACACGAATTAGATAAAAGCGTGAGGTCTCAGATGACCCACTTACAACTGTGTAGCAGAGTCGTTTTTTAGAGATTTTGCGATATTTTGAATCGTTGTGAAGGTCAGATACGTATCACAGTAAAACTTAAAATCCAAACGTCAGTCTTGAGAGAATGTCGTTAGAGAATCACGAACCTCGACTGTGGACTCGGGGATGTGATCCCAAGATGCAAAGTATAATAAACTGTCAGCCGGTAGTCTCTTCTTTGTTGGAGCTTGAGGCGCTTTCTATAATATATTTGCATTTACGACTCTATGAGATATCAGGACTGACTTACCGACGACGCGTGAGCTACTATACTATTACCTCGAGGAGAAATCGAGGCGGCAAATGTATGTTGAGAGCTCTGAAAATCGTCAAGCCCTCCAACTGAGATTAAGTGCGGCTGAAGTGCAAGCGCAGACATCCTGTGGTTGGATTCCTATTTAGCCTCGGTACTACATAAAATCAGAAAATACAACCACCCTTTAGAAGCGAGTTGGCGCGTTGTTTACCTTGAGTCACGTGTCCTAGCCTGCTCACCAGCTTAGTAAGCTTAGCTTGATATTGTTGTGGTATATTGCAATAGCATATAGCCATTTAGCTCTATTTTATAATAGCGCATCGTAGGCATAGTTCTCAAGCGAGCGCTTCGGGGGGAGCCAAAAGTAGCAGCATTAATCGGGACAGGCCTCTCAGCTTTATTTGATTTAACTTTAACTCGCAATTAGGGGAATAAAGCGATCTAAGCCTGTTTTCTTGGATTCTAGTCTGAGTGCTCCCAGAGCCCCGTTATTTGATTAATAGAAACCACAACTTGTTTCGTGAGAAAAGATGAGCGCTGTGGAGTTAAAAACGATGTAAGATTGGCGGCCACTCCGGGATTGGCGGTAGGGTCCAGCCTTGCGGGCAACGTGGCTGCCCAGAGGTAAGCCGGGCACGTACTGAATATTTGACGAATTTATATATGTAGACAGGGCTGCTCATAGTTTGACTCATAGATTCAATGCCTGCGCATTTCATTCGTACTTTACTAAACCTTCTCATCCAAGTGCTACACATGATATGCTCCGCCATTCGAGGTCTAGGTAGCTCTAGTACCCCTGATCCTCCCAACGACGAGGAACGTGGCAacaacccagaaattgaCATCAAGAAGCCCGAGTCTACATGGAGTGATCTTGGCTATAATGACATCTATATACTCGCTCTGAACCTGCTTGGTAGGTGTCAATTGATTATATATCAGCTTTTGGTCGCTGAAGAGCGAAAAATCACAGCGACTTTACCCCAGAAACGTGCCGAAGAGCAGAAAGCTACTTCAAGCCTTATACCAGTCACGGAAGAAGAGAGGACATACCTTGTGAAGGGTTTCGTTCTCGAAAAAGCAATCGCCGACTTGCTCTTAGAACAAAGGGGTAGGCCGAGTTTATCCTTAAAACAACGGTATTTGACCCATCTCATGTGTAGTTTACTTTATACATTTCCCATCTGTCTACTGTTATGACAAGAATCACATCATATGTCGCATTGGAGAAGGGCACATGTATCACCAGGTCACAACCATACATCCAAATCCGCCGGGGCTACAAGTTGTGTTTGATATCGAAGGGGTGGAGTACTGCTTTGACTATGCTGGTGTGCTATGGAGCAAACTTGGGAGTAACTGGTTGATCGAGACAACTTACCCCGAACTACATTCCGCGCTGTCTAGAGTAGTCGAATATATCGAAGCTAGTAAGGAGTAGCTGTAACTATATGCTGGAACCACCTTAACTAATGCTTTAGGTAACCTACACATTGACCCGGGCCCAAGTTATGGATCGCCTAGTGGTGGCCCTAGCCAGAGTACCGTAAGCCAAAGTGAGATGCATAGCATGAGCACAAATACCTCTGAAGAAGAGAGCCTTCGCCCTCTCGGTCCAAATCCAGATCAGCTAGAGATTGACGAATGGATTAACCACATGAAGCAATACCGCGCTCTACGAGCCAAAGAAGGGATCCGTCTGGCCCCTATTCGTTGCCCAGTATTGACATGCGGTAAGATACAGCGACGCCCTCAGGCACTACGAGTAAGTAAACATACCAAAAAGCGATCCTTGATGTTCACTTTGCCACTCTATCGGCGCCAGGCTCATCTCTATTTCCATTTCAGCATAAAACGTAAGTTTTTTGAGGTATCACAGAGCAAATCTCCTAAAATTACTCCCTAATAGCGTATTGGTGTGATTATGGTTGCCCTATCGCATTTGAAACCGAGGCAAACAAGAACAGACACCTTGAGACTTGTGCTTTTGCACAGGGATCAAACTAAATACGACCCGTAGAGTCGTAATTGGATGATAATCACCACAATCATTCTGATTGAAGTGATAACAAGCTCTTATCTTCGAAGAGTCATGTTGCTATATTGAGGTTTCGCCGGCGAGCCCAATTGCATGAATCCGCCATGCATATACATATTTATATATGTATCAATAATATTTGGTGTTATCAAACCTATGGAAATGGACGTATTATTTTTTCGAATATGCAACACGACTATCCGGTATGCTTGAAACTGAAGAATGCAGGGTAAGAGCGCTTAGGCCACCCCGCCGGGTGTATGGTGGAAAAGCGCCGGCTTTTGGGAGGATGCAATTCTTAGATCGCTTCTGTAGGTCCTAGGTCTGGCCCTGTTTAGTAGTGCGGGCGTATGATGAATAAACACACTAGTCATATATGAGCAGCCTGCGTACTTTATGGAGCCATGTACCTACATTGAGCCCGACAGGATATCGGAGGGCGGATCTACGTGTGGACTCGGAGTTTCGAGACATAAGCAACGAGTCGAGAACGCTCGGATGCGCGCTGATTTTATCGGAGAAAGGGCAGTTAGAAACAGTGAATAAAAATCTTGCTTCAATTTGTCGCCCTGATCTCGATGGGATCCAAGTTGTTAAAAATGATGTTGCCCCTGAGCAGAGATTGGTTAGTGCAACCGCGAAATATCTCAAACGACCCTTTGCTTGAGAGAAAATTCGAAGTGGACTATTTGGATGTCCAATTTGGATAGTAAGAGTTCTAGCCGAAGCTGGATCGATGATATTCGTGTAAGTATTCTATGCCTCCGGGGAAAATAATAGTTAAAACGTTGCATACAACATCTCCTAAACTTCCAAGTCACTGGCATATTGGACGGACCCTGTAAGTAGATCATTCTTTTGAGGAGCATGCAATGTCACAGAGAAGTAAGGGCATTGAGCCTGCAAGTATTGT
Proteins encoded:
- a CDS encoding nuclear pore complex protein Nup85 — its product is MSALALQPHLISVGGLDDFQSSQHTFAASISPRGNSIVAHASSKAPQAPTKKRLPADSLLYFASWDHIPESTVEFYCDTYLTFTTIQNIAKSLKNDSATQLLSEEQITNYYSRSIEQYINDAKKQITSLASQDPLPPTYPTYVSILETLQLVQTVYAPHGGQINGLIGEQLLQWLNTSHTVPATAELIRLSALPEPWSDPDFWPTLNKCVLRGLSTSALGFLRRVASNHPSTVLRTFIRDSLVPVLETHPRSSEFQRESGFLAAHSRWRERVAEVRMALDRAVDTDSGEADEDEWSRWVDELLGVIEGDDGVVFALCNEAVEDGWGFREVIGVWGVWVDVGLKRTQLAKVVERVAEEMPPDPTVPVQELHRAILAMEELEALEIAAQVDPWLAAHLADIFEKVETLDPQDEIAQTYGMSIRDHFVLSYAEHLHSDPTLFEIELEYMGRCGAIGRERIAAVICHIPVIPPPTDPKVSEKSLSRLKSLGVDDQGLPLAPRIVDAGMWEGCDRVDKLLSVCDQFALRDESREICKIVAQHLTRTKSYGLAISYSAFAQDVRGVGRIATLLLEEYVQNGEFARQHLYMRVNATDPISARLQFVARFADFHTFSEDGAKGEAVRLLVRMLDRSIVPRAWQAVVLLDAASLLEGSDEELLITTDDAYELLRYLQNIYTQAALGAGSDYLEVLARITMRGKGNTAETEALQSLDIVRLVLARYLARCTVQRF